A region of Paralichthys olivaceus isolate ysfri-2021 chromosome 24, ASM2471397v2, whole genome shotgun sequence DNA encodes the following proteins:
- the LOC109645001 gene encoding gamma-crystallin M3-like — protein MGRIIFYEEKSFQGRSYECSSDCSDIHMHLSRCNSIRVDNGCFVVFDRTNFMGNQAFLRRGEYSDIQRMGSMMGMTGMMGVTMMDTIRSCRMIPMHRGQFRMKIWERENFSGQMHEVIDDCESLQDRYFMSDCQSCNVMDGHWLMFEQPNFRGRMIYVRPGEHRNFRETSNVMRVSSIRRIMDMC, from the exons ATGGGCAGG ATTATCTTCTACGAGGAAAAGAGCTTCCAGGGTCGCTCCTATGAGTGCAGCAGCGACTGCTCTGACATCCACATGCACCTGAGCCGCTGCAACTCCATCAGAGTGGACAACGGGTGCTTCGTGGTGTTCGACCGCACCAACTTCATGGGAAACCAGGCCTTCCTGCGCAGAGGGGAGTACTCCGACATCCAGCGCATGGGCAGCATGATGGGCATGACAGGCATGATGGGTGTGACCATGATGGACACCATTCGCTCCTGCCGCATGATCCCAATG CACAGGGGACAGTTCAGGATGAAGATCTGGGAGAGGGAGAACTTCTCAGGCCAGATGCACGAGGTGATTGACGACTGCGAGTCCCTGCAGGACCGCTACTTCATGTCCGACTGCCAGTCCTGCAACGTCATGGACGGCCACTGGCTGATGTTCGAGCAGCCCAACTTCAGGGGACGCATGATCTACGTGAGGCCCGGGGAGCACAGGAACTTCCGGGAGACCAGCAACGTGATGCGAGTCAGCTCCATCCGTCGCATCATGGACATGTGCTGA
- the LOC109645003 gene encoding gamma-crystallin M3-like — MTQRFQHKPCGNTTAVQCIKREKGRCGSCTSEINSLIMTMGRIIFYEDRNFQGRSYETGSDCPELTSFLTRCNSCRVECGLFMVYEKPNFTGHQMLARRGEYPDNQRLMGTSMSDCIKSCRMIPTHRGPFRMRIYEKENFGGQMHELMDDCDNTMDRFQTADFQSCNVMDGHWLMFEQPNYRGRMLYLRPGEHRNLRELGMSNMSRLSSIRRIIDSC, encoded by the exons ATGACTCAAAGGTTTCAGCACAAGCCATGTGGAAATACTACGGCTGTGCAATGTATAAAAAGGGAAAAGGGTCGATGTGGAAGCTGTACATCTGAGATTAACTCGCTAATCATGACGATGGGAAGG ATCATATTCTATGAGGACCGGAACTTCCAGGGCCGCTCCTACGAGACAGGCAGCGACTGCCCCGAGCTGACCTCCTTCCTGACCAGGTGCAACTCCTGCCGTGTGGAGTGCGGCCTCTTCATGGTCTATGAGAAGCCCAACTTCACGGGCCATCAGATGCTGGCGAGGAGGGGCGAGTACCCAGACAACCAGCGCCTGATGGGGACGAGTATGAGCGACTGCATCAAGTCCTGTCGCATGATCCCCACG CACAGGGGACCCTTCCGCATGAGGATCTATGAGAAGGAGAACTTCGGTGGCCAGATGCACGAGCTGATGGACGACTGTGACAACACGATGGATCGTTTCCAGACGGCCGACTTCCAATCCTGCAACGTGATGGACGGCCACTGGCTGATGTTCGAGCAGCCCAACTACAGAGGCCGGATGCTGTACCTTCGGCCAGGAGAGCACAGGAACCTGCGAGAGCTGGGGATGAGCAACATGTCAAGGTTGAGCTCCATCAGACGCATCATAGACTCCTGTTAA
- the LOC109645002 gene encoding gamma-crystallin M2-like, with product MGKITFFEDKKFQGRCYNCSSDCVDLHTYFNRCNSIRVESGVWVIYERPNYKGFQYILSPGEYGDSQQWMAFSDSVKSCRAIKNIYGSSWKLRLYERPDFGGQMVECSDDCPSVYDTYKLREAYSCMVTDGAWVFYDLPNYRGHQYLLERGEYPQHSDWGASSPGVGSFRRITEF from the exons ATGGGGAAG ATCACATTTTTCGAGGACAAGAAGTTCCAGGGACGCTGCTACAACTGCAGCAGCGACTGTGTCGACCTGCACACGTACTTCAACCGCTGCAACTCCATCCGAGTGGAGAGTGGTGTGTGGGTGATCTACGAGAGACCCAACTACAAGGGTTTCCAGTACATCCTCAGCCCCGGGGAGTACGGCGACAGCCAGCAATGGATGGCGTTCAGCGACAGCGTCAAGTCCTGCCGTGCCATAAAGAAC ATTTACGGCAGTTCATGGAAGCTGAGGCTGTACGAGAGGCCGGACTTCGGAGGGCAGATGGTGGAGTGCTCTGACGATTGCCCGTCAGTGTACGACACCTACAAGCTGCGTGAGGCGTACTCCTGCATGGTCACCGATGGCGCCTGGGTCTTCTACGACCTCCCCAACTACAGGGGACACCAGTACCTCCTCGAGCGGGGCGAGTACCCGCAGCACAGCGACTGGGGGGCGTCCTCACCTGGTGTCGGCTCCTTCCGCAGGATCACAGAGTTTTAA
- the LOC109645000 gene encoding gamma-crystallin M2-like, whose translation MERSGKIFFYEDKNFQGRYYECSSDCAELSSHFSHCNSIRVESGAWVIYERPQFMGYQYVLMRGEYPNYQSWNGFNDTIRSCRLVRYPSSRHRIRIYERPDFSGQMIEFSEDLPNLMDRWRYRDVHSAQVQDGVWVFYEHPNYRGRQYLLEKGEYRRHAEWGALHPSLGSIRRVVDF comes from the exons ATGGAGCGCTCAGGGAAG ATCTTCTTCTACGAGGACAAGAACTTTCAGGGTCGCTACTACGAATGCAGCAGTGACTGTGCCGAGCTCAGCTCCCACTTCAGCCACTGTAACTCCATCAGGGTTGAGAGTGGGGCCTGGGTCATCTATGAGAGACCCCAGTTCATGGGTTACCAGTACGTCCTCATGAGGGGTGAATACCCCAACTACCAGAGCTGGAACGGCTTCAATGACACCATCCGCTCCTGTCGCCTTGTTCGATAT CCTTCCAGCAGGCACAGGATCCGCATCTATGAACGTCCGGACTTCAGCGGCCAGATGATAGAGTTCAGCGAAGACCTGCCCAATCTGATGGACCGCTGGCGCTACCGGGACGTCCACTCGGCGCAAGTCCAGGATGGCGTCTGGGTCTTCTATGAGCATCCGAACTACAGGGGGCGCCAGTACCTGCTGGAAAAGGGCGAGTACAGGCGACACGCAGAGTGGGGggctctccatccatctctggGCTCCATTAGACGCGTTGTGGACTTTTAG